Sequence from the Xenorhabdus nematophila ATCC 19061 genome:
GCCATTTTTGAGGATTCATTGAATATCCGACCAGACTATTTATTGAAGCGACCTCCAGAGCTTCCTGATGCGTTAATGGTGGTAATAGGCTGCATAATCGGCTGGCAAGCATGGTTTTGCCTGTTCCTGGTGGGCCAAGTAGTAAAAGATTATGACCGCCAGCAGCGGTGATCTCCAATGCGCGTTTGGCTTGCTCCTGTCCTATAATATCCTGCATATCTAAAATAGAGGGTTCAGTCTGTAGTTTAATGGGTAAGGGTGGGGATAAGCTGGTGTTTTTTCCTTCAAGGAAATGACAAACTTGAAGTAAGTGCTCTGCCATCAGTGCCTCGTCTGAGGGCAAAATAGCTAACTCGACGCTATTTTCTGAAGAGAGAATAAGCTGCCTTCCTGCTCCTTTTGCGCTCAGTGCTGCTGGAATGGCTCCCATGACTCGCCGTATTTCACCAGAAAGAGCTAATTCCCCTAAAAATTCGTAATTTTGTAGTTTATCTGTAGAGATTTGCTTTGAAGCTGCTAATACTGCAATAGCAATGGGTAGATCATATCTTCCACCTTCTTTGGGCAGATCTGCGGGTGCCAAATTTACTGTTATCCTTTTAGGAGGATAAGTAAAACCACTGTTAAGAAGAGCGCTTCTAACCCTGTCCCTGGCTTCTTTAACGGTTGTTTCAGGTAAGCCCACGAGGGTCAGACCAGGTAAGCCATTACTGATATGCGCTTCTATTGTGACGAGAGGGGAATCAATACCAATGGTTGCCCGTGTACGAATGACGGAAAGTGCCATGATGCTCTCCTTAGCAAGAAAGCAACTATCATGAATCGATAAAAAATAATAAAAAGTCGCCTGTGGTTATTTTGCGAAGAGACTCGTAAAGATAATTATTACTATCACTGGACTGAAAATCATTTTGCTCCTCAAATCTTAATAATAACATTATGTTATTTATGAATAATGTAACGATCTGGGATTATCTGGATAAAAAAACTGACCGACATTCTAGATAGAGTAATTTCTTTGATTGCTAAATATAACTAATTAATTTTATTAATTATTTTTGATCTGAAAGATGATTAACAATGATAACTATTGGTCAACAATCATTGATTTTTATTATCTGTTTCGTGGTGTTCATGAAAGGTAGATGATTAACGTACTTTTTGATTGTATGATTTATTAATTATTTTATTAAACAGATAGATACTGGATTATTTTGGATGGAAAAATAAGTAAATTCAGATAATTCATCTGCTTTCTTATCTATCTAAATGAAAAATATAAATAAAATAAATTTTTTACGAAAAAAACAAAAATAATCATTGTCTATAATCATAGAAAGTGATAACTCTTAAATATACGTCAAGCATACGAGTTAAAACGAACAACATTATGAACATTTCTGTCCTAGTGATTAGCCTAATTATTGTGAGTGTGGTGGTGATTATTATCCCACCGTGCGGGGCTGCACTTGGACGAAGGAAGGCTTAGACAGAAAGATAGCCAGATTTCACAAAAACCCCCCGCACCGAAAGGCGCGGGGGGTTTTTTTTGGGGGCTCATTTGCCACAGAGACACAAATATAACAAAGCATCGCGGCCACTAATAATCGCAGGGTAAATATCACGGGAGATGGCAATGAATGGGGCACAATCGGTTATAGAAGCATTACGAACGCAGAGAATTGAAAAGGTTTTTGGTTATCCCGGCGGAACCATCATGCCAGTTTATGATGCGTTGTATGATGGCGGAATTGAACACGTATTATGCCGCCATGAACAAGGTGCCGCTATGGCAGCCATTGGCTATGCCAGAGCGAGCGGAAAGCCGGGAGTTTGTATTGCGACATCAGGACCCGGGGCAACAAATTTAGTCACCGGATTGGCTGATGCGTTGCTGGATTCTGTCCCTGTTGTTGCGATTACCGGCCAAGTGAGCACTGCGCTTATCGGAACTGATGCTTTTCAGGAAATCGATATGTTAGGCATGTCTCTTTCCTGTACAAAACACAGTTTTCTGGTTGATTCATTGGAAAAATTACCTCAAATCATGGCAGATGCTTTTACTATCGCGATGAGTGATCGTCCCGGCCCTGTTCTTGTTGATTTACCGAAAGACATTCAGCTGGCTCAAGGCGATTTTGCCCCTTATCTGGTGCCTGAATCCCCGGAACTTTCCCTACCTGAACAAGAAATAGGGCAAGCTCGTCAACTGTTAGCGTCGTCTCAGAAACCGATTTTATACGTGGGCGGTGGGGTTGGCATGTCAGGCGCGGTTCCTGAATTACGCCGTTTTGTTGCAGAAACGGGAATGCCGGTTGTATCGACCTTAAAAGGCTTAGGTGCTGCGGATTTTGAACATGAATGCTATTTAGGCATGCTGGGAATGCACGGAACCAAAGCGGCCAATCTCGCGGTTCAGGCTTGTGATTTGTTAGTGGCAGTTGGTGTGCGTTTCGATGATCGTGTGACAGGAAAGCTGAGCACTTTCGCACCTCATGCCAAAGTGATCCATCTGGATGTTGATCCTGCTGAATTCAATAAATTACGTCAGATCCATGTTTCGTTACTGGGTGATGTAAAAACATTGCTGCCATATTTACAGCAATCTTTATCAATTCAGGCTTGGCAGCAAGAAGTACAACAATTAAAAAGCGAACATGCTTGGCGTTATGACTATCAGGGTGAAAGCATTTATGCGCCGCTTTTGCTGAAACAGATTTCTGATCGGGCACCATCCAGTACGGTGATCACGACTGATGTTGGACAGCATCAGATGTGGACGGCTCAGCACATGTCATTCAGCCAGCCGGAGAATTTCATCACATCAAGCGGATTGGGCGCAATGGGGTTTGGCATTCCGGCGGCGATTGGCGCTCAGATGGCGCGCCCGCAAGATATGGTTATCTGCATATCCGGTGACGGCTCTTTCATGATGAATGTTCAAGAATTAGGCACCATCAAACGCAAACAGTTGCCAGTCAAAATAGTCTTATTGGATAACCAGCGATTGGGGATGGTTCGTCAGTGGCAAGAGCTGTTTTTTGACAAACGATATAGCGAAACGACTTTAACCGATAATCCTGATTTTCTTACACTGGCGCAAGCCTTTGGGATACCGGGTCAGCGAATCACAGATAAATCACAAGTCAGCGGGGCGCTGGATGCTTTGTTCAACAGTGAAGGCGCGTATTTATTACACGTGTCCATTGATGAATTAGAGAATGTCTGGCCATTAGTTCCCCCGGGCGCAAGCAACGAAGCCATGTTGGAGAAGTCATTATGATGCAGCATCAACTTGCTATTCAGGCAAGATTTTGTCCTGAGATTTTGGAGCGAATTCTGAGAGTTACCCGCCATCGTGGATTTCAGATATGCGCATTGAATATGGATCAGACAACAGATAGTGGTAATGTAAGTATTGAACTTACTGTATCCAGCCAGCGTTCGATTAATTTGCTTTTTTCCCAATTGATGAAATTAGTTGATGTTGCTGGTATTGAGATCAAACACAAAGAATCACAATTAATAAGCGCATAATGCGTAATTGAAGGAAAACTGAGAATGACAAAGCAAGCTGATTATATTTGGTTCAATGGAGAAATGGTACCTTGGGCAGATGCTAAAGTGCACGTTATGTCCCATGCCTTGCATTATGGTACTTCAGTCTTTGAGGGCATTCGCTGTTATGACTCTTACAAAGGGCCTGTTGTTTTTCGCCATCGTGAACATATGCAGCGCTTGCATGACTCAGCCAAGATTTATCGTTTCCCAGTGAGTCAGAATGTTGATGAACTGATGGAAGCGTGTCGTGAAACCCTTCGTAAAAATAAATTAGTCAGTGCTTACATTCGGCCGTTGGTATTTATTGGTGATGTTGGCATGGGCGTTAATCCGCCTGCTGGTTACAAAACAGACGTTATTATTGCTGCTTTTCCTTGGGGCGCTTATCTGGGTGAAGAAGCGCTGGAGCAGGGCATTGATGCGATGGTTTCTTCATGGAACCGTGCCGCGGCAAATACGATCCCTACGGCGGCAAAAGCGGGAGGAAATTATCTCTCATCCTTATTGGTCGGAAGTGAAGCCCGACGTCATGGTTATCAGGAAGGGATTGCACTGGATATTCATGGCTATATTTCAGAAGGCGCGGGTGAAAACCTGTTTGAAGTGAAAGACGGGATTTTGTTTACGCCTCCATTTACTTCATCTGCGCTGCCGGGGATCACTCGCGATGCCATTATTAAATTGGCTCAGGATCTGGGTCTGGAAGTGCGTGAGCAGACACTTTCCCGTGAATCACTCTATCTGGCAGATGAAGTATTCATGACCGGGACTGCGGCGGAAATCACGCCAGTTCGTAGTGTGGATGATATTCAGGTTGGTATTGGTAAATGTGGTCCTATCACCAAAAAAATTCAAAACGCATTTTTTGGTTTATTTGATGGTACGACAGAAGATAAATGGGGCTGGTTGGATCCCGTTAACCCTTAATAAAAAATATAGCATTCAGCAGGCGGTCGTTCCCCGCCTGTGCTGATTACTGACGTTCATTAGATAAGACAGACTTGGGAGTAAAAAACAATGCCTAAATACCGTTCTGCCACGACAACACATGGCCGCAACATGGCGGGAGCCCGGGCCTTATGGCGAGCCACAGGGATGACTGATGCAGATTTTGGCAAGCCTATCATTGCAGTGGTGAATTCATTCACTCAGTTCGTGCCCGGGCATGTCCATCTGCGTGATCTCGGCAAACTGGTGGCAGAACAGATTGAGGCATCGGGAGGTGTTGCAAAAGAGTTCAATACCATCGCGGTTGATGATGGTATCGCGATGGGGCATGGTGGAATGCTCTACTCACTGCCTTCCCGTGAATTGATCGCGGACTCGGTGGAATATATGGTTAATGCCCATTGTGCTGATGCGATGGTCTGTATTTCTAACTGCGACAAAATCACTCCGGGGATGCTGATGGCGTCTTTGCGCCTGAATATTCCAGTTATTTTTGTTTCCGGTGGTCCCATGGAAGCGGGTAAGACGCGTTTATCGGATCAGATAATCAAGTTGGATTTGGTGGATGCCATGATTCAGGGCGCTAATCCAAATGTCAGTGATGAGCAGAGTGATCAAATCGAACGTTCAGCCTGCCCGACATGCGGCTCTTGCTCGGGTATGTTTACGGCAAACTCGATGAACTGTCT
This genomic interval carries:
- a CDS encoding YifB family Mg chelatase-like AAA ATPase — protein: MALSVIRTRATIGIDSPLVTIEAHISNGLPGLTLVGLPETTVKEARDRVRSALLNSGFTYPPKRITVNLAPADLPKEGGRYDLPIAIAVLAASKQISTDKLQNYEFLGELALSGEIRRVMGAIPAALSAKGAGRQLILSSENSVELAILPSDEALMAEHLLQVCHFLEGKNTSLSPPLPIKLQTEPSILDMQDIIGQEQAKRALEITAAGGHNLLLLGPPGTGKTMLASRLCSLLPPLTHQEALEVASINSLVGYSMNPQKWHTRPFRAPHHSSSMAALVGGGSIPRPGEISLAHNGVLFLDELPEFNRSVLDALREPLESGEIVISRAKAKVCFPAQVQLIAAMNPSPTGYHQGLHNRSSPQQVLRYLSKLSGPFLDRFDLSIEVPLLPPGILSQSSAKHGESSHDVKKRVQTARKIQIERCGCINAVLNSKQTEDICQLKIEDAVFLENTLLKLGLSIRAWHRILKVSRTIADLKEQKRIEKPDIMEALSYRSMDRLLIQLQKQAG
- the ilvL gene encoding ilv operon leader peptide — encoded protein: MNISVLVISLIIVSVVVIIIPPCGAALGRRKA
- the ilvG gene encoding acetolactate synthase 2 catalytic subunit, which produces MNGAQSVIEALRTQRIEKVFGYPGGTIMPVYDALYDGGIEHVLCRHEQGAAMAAIGYARASGKPGVCIATSGPGATNLVTGLADALLDSVPVVAITGQVSTALIGTDAFQEIDMLGMSLSCTKHSFLVDSLEKLPQIMADAFTIAMSDRPGPVLVDLPKDIQLAQGDFAPYLVPESPELSLPEQEIGQARQLLASSQKPILYVGGGVGMSGAVPELRRFVAETGMPVVSTLKGLGAADFEHECYLGMLGMHGTKAANLAVQACDLLVAVGVRFDDRVTGKLSTFAPHAKVIHLDVDPAEFNKLRQIHVSLLGDVKTLLPYLQQSLSIQAWQQEVQQLKSEHAWRYDYQGESIYAPLLLKQISDRAPSSTVITTDVGQHQMWTAQHMSFSQPENFITSSGLGAMGFGIPAAIGAQMARPQDMVICISGDGSFMMNVQELGTIKRKQLPVKIVLLDNQRLGMVRQWQELFFDKRYSETTLTDNPDFLTLAQAFGIPGQRITDKSQVSGALDALFNSEGAYLLHVSIDELENVWPLVPPGASNEAMLEKSL
- the ilvM gene encoding acetolactate synthase 2 small subunit; translation: MMQHQLAIQARFCPEILERILRVTRHRGFQICALNMDQTTDSGNVSIELTVSSQRSINLLFSQLMKLVDVAGIEIKHKESQLISA
- a CDS encoding branched-chain amino acid transaminase yields the protein MTKQADYIWFNGEMVPWADAKVHVMSHALHYGTSVFEGIRCYDSYKGPVVFRHREHMQRLHDSAKIYRFPVSQNVDELMEACRETLRKNKLVSAYIRPLVFIGDVGMGVNPPAGYKTDVIIAAFPWGAYLGEEALEQGIDAMVSSWNRAAANTIPTAAKAGGNYLSSLLVGSEARRHGYQEGIALDIHGYISEGAGENLFEVKDGILFTPPFTSSALPGITRDAIIKLAQDLGLEVREQTLSRESLYLADEVFMTGTAAEITPVRSVDDIQVGIGKCGPITKKIQNAFFGLFDGTTEDKWGWLDPVNP